AAATACCAAGTACCTTTTcttgtgttcttttttttccccaatattgctgtaataaattaatttaatttaattgttgaaaaagtatatataggATGGAGGAACTCTAGttgcataattaaaaatgtctTATATATAGGGTTGGTACGTACTGGcatacatattttttctttttgaaaggGTAGTGgcatacatttatatataattaaatctatgAGACAGGGGACCAATATATTTACCATTATTAAAACTACCACCTAACAGCTGTCTATTCAGGAAATCATGATAACACTTCGACTGCATACgttattttttcatgaaagaatttcaaaatttacaggTTTAGTACCCAAATAATTGAATCACTACAAGAATCTTGAGTACATTATTGTATGGTCAAAACGAACCCATGCGTTTTATTTAtgagatacatatatatatacacctaaGTTTTACacacattatttatttatttttttttatttatgatctAGCTTGATcctataatgaaaaaatttagccCCCCAACCCCCAATGTGTACACGACACACATGTGAATTGAACTCATATATCTAGTAGGAAAAATACAGTTTTAACCTTGTAACTTAAACGATTTGTgatttttgattttgtgtgaattgatttatattattaaaaaattaaaatgtaattgaGTCATGTGCAAAtcatatgcaatttttcgaaaaaaatttctgaaaaaaacctaaaagtttcaaaattttaaagttacaaaacCTATATTTTTCGCCTATGTCTAGCCATGAGTCCTCTTACAAGCATAGCTTCTAGTTGAActtttctatttgttttggggggagggggggggggggggggaaggtAACCCCACACCCTTGCCCTGCCATAGTACAACTCAAGCTTTGTACGACACaaagaatattcaaaagaagaaataaagaaaaggaatcACAATTTTCATCCATATAGTCACTGCATGCCGGACATCATTCAATTTCAAAGCCAgggagacacacacacacatatatatatatatatacctaattATTCTAACCCCATATCCAAAGCCCCTTTTAACATTTTTGGTAGCTCATAATAATACCATACCTTATTCTATATGTTCTCTTACATAAAAACTTGTCTAACTATTACAGCAGACCATTTAATATTAGGACATGCAGTCAATGCATCCATCCGGGCAGCATCCCTTTTGCATTTTCTGCTGCATTATTCGGTGCGGACAACCTGTACCTGTCAAACAACGTGATCAAAGATTAGAATGATTTTCGTTTTCATACTCTAATATATTGCTGCAGTTtctgattaataaaaaattatgtgtataCGTATATTATTCATACTGAATTTGTGCAGTATTATTGCAGCCAAGGGGCTCCAGAAATGCCTCAGGCTGAGCCAGCTGCAGGGGTCGATAGGGCATGTTCCGTTCCCCTTGTTGCCAGGTTTCTCGTATTGCTGCATTAGTTTCTTCGAGCTGcatccaataattttataaattattgtgaaataagttgatttgagatttttctgtttctcctaaatgtgaattttattgttttatgaaCAATTTGTtaggaataatatatatatatatatgatacaaTATTTGGGATTATTGAAGGGATGATGTCCGTACCTTGCTCCTCAGAGCCCTATTAACCTCCATCAGATTCTTTTCCtgtaagaatattaaaagcatcaaaaaatttagttgtctacataaattttttggtctttcttagaaaataaattaactatttgcTCATAGATAAGGACATACCTTTTGTTGAAGACCTGAAAGCTGCTCAAACATATGTTGAGTCTGAAAACATTTACTCCAGATTTTAATAGAgcatctaaaatattaattaagaccatccaaaaattatgggatgaaaaatacaattaccctcatattattttaggaaaaaatacaattttcgtcctataacTTATGGGGTTAACATTTTGGTGCTtcacaaattgatttttacaatttagtcctgtaactttaaaactttgataattttcatccttttccGACCAATCTGACcggaaaattgcatgtgacttgcacatgaccAATTAAATTGCACTTTTAATCCTGCAACTTAGGGGATGTTGACTTTTTTAGccttgtaatttgaaaaaattggcACTTTTTGTccttaatcaatttatttacagaattaaaattgcaagtaaattacaatttccgATCAAATTGGTTgaagaggactaaaattatcaaaattataaagttacaggactaaattgcgaaaatcaattcgtacaggactaaaaaaatGCCATCCTCTCctcattacaaaaataaaattgcaattttccctaTCACTTTATCAAAGATAAATCAAGGttctaataaaagaataagatataatatatacaataaattacattaataccTGTTTCAGTCTTATTTGTTTCAAAGACGTATCTAGCATAGTCTCGAGTTGATCAAGTTCCTTCGGACCTAACTTTCCCAAATCTTCTCCCAAAAGGTGCCTGAGATCAAAAAGATCGAGTaaagcatatatattaatgattaattttcttactttccaataatgtaaataattagtatgtccctagaatatttaattttattggaaaaaatttatttatgtaattaattgaaaCCATATATATGAAGTCTGACATATTGATTACCTCTGAGATTGTTGTAAAACCTCAACTCTTGCCTTGAGCTTTAAATACTCCTGGTAGTTGTTCTGCTTAAAGAATTCCATTACcctttaattattgttattacacacacacacacacacatatatatatatcaaaatacaaaccCATAAATGaatgttcatatatatattgtccgTGGGTATGACCTAGTTtcaattatacatattatgtgTCAGAATTGAAAATGGAAGTATAGTAGTAGTGGTACCTGTGCATTATTGGGAGATTGGTGAGCTTCAATTGGACCGTAGCTGCTCTTGTGATATCTCTCCAATGTCTTGCTCATGCTAATTTAAAGAAAggcatgcatatatatataaatataaataagcattaattaaaaggaaaagcGGACATATATAGCTACAAGAATCAAACGAGTTAACATTTTACGCatcaaattttgaatcaattacACCATGTTACTACTTATGTagtttgttaattaattactagaaCGCTTTAAATACCATTCTAAACGTTAATTCAtgatgcatttaattattcgatccgataattttattttttttatgtttctatATAATTCTCGTACGTTTTCATGTTTATTGGACATCCATATCATGGACAGAATCTTGAACATTGcacatatcatatatatcttGGAAAAAATACGATTACTGGTTAATGTGTCCAACCCAATGGTCAGTACTTTCTAGATAAGAATAACAGAACGACAAGATCATGCATGATAATTATACGAGTAATCATATGAGTACAAGCTCAGATCATCTAGAGCAAATTTCCAATGTTCTTAAGAAAAGCTGCATTATGTAAAAACATCCTCAAAATTAATCCgttaatgttaattttaaatatttggtgCAAACAgatatactaatttattaattaagcaaATCTTGAAATCAAGTCGAaggttaataattataaaaacagatttttattataatatcgGCCTTGAGGGAAACTTGTCAAATAGTACATTTCAcaatgaaattggaaaaagagCTTACTTTGACTACTAAGTAGCTAttaatataacttataatttgaaGTTGTAAGTATATAGTAAAAgcttataattaatgtatcaTATACGTAATTGTTGTTGCAGTATTTTCTGTTGTCTAGTTTTTGTTGTATTCCATTCAAAATTACTCTTATCATCCATATTTTTACGTCTCTTACATATGTCAAATTAGGTATATGTTTGCTACTATTTATATAGACTTATTGCTCTCATATCTgcatttatacatataattaatcatt
The sequence above is a segment of the Sesamum indicum cultivar Zhongzhi No. 13 unplaced genomic scaffold, S_indicum_v1.0 scaffold00446, whole genome shotgun sequence genome. Coding sequences within it:
- the LOC105180242 gene encoding MADS-box protein CMB1-like, coding for MGRGKVELKRIENKINRQVTFAKRRNGLLKKACELSVLCDAEVALIIFSNKGKLYEFCSTSSMSKTLERYHKSSYGPIEAHQSPNNAQNNYQEYLKLKARVEVLQQSQRHLLGEDLGKLGPKELDQLETMLDTSLKQIRLKQTQHMFEQLSGLQQKEKNLMEVNRALRSKLEETNAAIRETWQQGERNMPYRPLQLAQPEAFLEPLGCNNTAQIQYRLSAPNNAAENAKGMLPGWMH